Sequence from the Triplophysa rosa linkage group LG22, Trosa_1v2, whole genome shotgun sequence genome:
CAAAGTATTACTTTTAAAACTCAAAAATCCGCAGTTTTTCTTTTCCGTATGTGACACAgaagaaacataaaaataaacaaataaaacatacatactgtatgtagttaAGGACAGCATTCCTAATGCCAAATTGTACAATAGCTACATTTTACTTAACGAACTAGCAATATGTTTTGTATGAATATACTTTTTTTCACTGTCCTTGTATTTTGTTGCGGGGTTTAATGACTTTTTAACATGACGTGTACTTGTTCTTTAAGGCAATTTACTGACCGATAAATATCATACaatttttatacatatttttccACTAAAGTATAAAGTCTTTAGAGGTTATTCTTGGTTGGAACACTATATAATCAAAATAGCTCATCGCAGGGTTTCGGGAAGTCGGAACATAAAGCTTTTCttctgaatgaatgaaaaaagtAACACCACTAGTCATACATAGAAGTGAGATAAGGGTTTTGATAGGATTGTGTGCTCTAGGAAAAGGAGATTTCTGGAGATATTACGCCTTAGTCATCAGCCTCAGTGTTGTTTTGATGTAACAGAACATGCCAGCGTTCAATCTTCTTGTCCTTGTTCTTCAGACACTCATACCAGTGCTTCAAACACTCGCCTTTAGCCGTGATACCGAGCTGGCATCCACCTGTGTGAACGAAACACATGAAGTCGCAGTTTAATGGTGTATAAAGgtgtattttttacatattaatttataatcaTTTATTATATCACACCTATGAAATCATTCGATTTTCCCATGTCATAATCCCAGACTGAGACATCCAAAGTCTTTTTCGCCAGTTCACTGTGCTTGACATCATAGCTGAACTCCTGCGATCACAAAAACAACGCTTCAactaaattaaacagaaaaaatgacagctctattttgttattaaagttttCTTTTGTAGTATTAAGGCATTGTCATGGTGCTGCATCAGTGTCGAGCATGTCAAGGGGCTCATTGCATTTGGTATTCACAGAGACGGGTTAGAATGAAAGAGTACCTCATTAAACTCTGGGTTGAGAGTTTTCTTCTTGATCTGAGTCTTAAACTTTGCTTTTTTCCCCATGTCAGGCTTCAGACAGCTGCAAAACAGCACGAGTACAGAAACACAAGAACACACAGCACATGTGTCATCTTTAAATACATCTAATGAGAGAGTCTCAGAGAAAAGAACTGTTTAGATAACATCCCACAAATCTTACAGAGAAATGCATTTCTATTAGGACGCATTTtgagaagtgtttttttttcaggagaATGTTAGATTTGTGTAATACAGACCGTTTTTTGCGCTATTTAGACTCACATCTTCACGAAGGGATCAGAATAGCCATTGGAGTCCATTGCTGCCAGATGAGCACATCGGACCACACCCACAATGAGACGACTGTGCTGGGTATTGTAGGTGAGAGAAACCAGGATACGGCCCCTCTCCTGTGCTTCTTCATCATCctttaactaaaataaacacagaatagTTAACTCGTCTGATAAATCATTTGGCTGaactttttaaaggaatagttcacctttaaattgaaaattatgtcattatttacacgccctcttgtcatttcaaacctgtatgactttctttcttctgcagaactcaaaagaagatatttggaaaaatgctgccaatggggaccaacggtttttggttaccgacgtttttcaaaatatcttcttttgtgttttgcagaagaaagaaaatcacacaggttaaaaacgacaacagggtgagtaaatgatgacagacttttcatttagaAGGTGAATTATTCCTGTAACACAAGCGTCTTAAATATCGATTTACATACATTCCAACTGGCAAAAGTTCATGGTTCAGACCCTTTTGGATTTGAACCTACAACCTTTCTTATCATAGAAACACAGAACTTCTCTGAATCTCCAAGTACAATAATGCTTTCTTGTCTTAGTCATGTGTAATTCGTACCTCCTCCTCATAAAGTGCCATGCCACGAGATGCTCCTGCCGCAGCTGTACGTCTCACCTGCATACCAGAAGACAGGTGCTGAACTTGTGTAATTTACTACAATGTAAACCCATTACAGTACACTCTTCTTAAAAGTGTTTACTGTCCTCTTCAGCTTACCGGAACCACTCTCTCGAGACACACATTGAAGGTCTTCTTCTGGTTCAGCTTCAGTTTTTTCAACACCACCCGCGTCTCGCCGATAAACTCATTATGGCCAAACTTGTCCTCATCGCTGACAGAGAGCCTGCCAGGGAACAATGTGAATACCGACCCCTTTCTCTCTGGGAAATGTCACGGCTTTAATTAAGAACCTCTGAGTTCTAACCACATGAAATGTAAGACGTAACAATGAGTTCGTTCCTCATACCGATGACCCCGTCATGACACACTCGGTCACAggaatataaacatttaagcattatgttatttctaaaatgcaacttgagggcattaaataaatacaaaagcgCTTTTACCTGAGTGTCTTTTTCTGCATGTCTTCATTAGTGATGCCGTGATAAACAAGAGTCTCGTTCCACAGAGGATTCAAAGTGTTATGGAGCGTCTTTGTTCGAAGCTTGTTAGACTGAGAGATGGGCAAAAAAGATTAAATGTCCGTCACAAGTGTACTACTTGTACATGCACAACACACTTTGCTTTTAGATGCAATTGATCAGTGACATCTAACATTATCATGAAGTCAAAAGATTATACCTTGCTGGCACCTGGAAGCAAGTGCAATTTAACGTAAGGATCAGCCAGACCATTCGAGTCCATAGGCTTGAGACCCttcaccaacaaaagacagaatCATTTTGATGGTGAACATACATGTGCATGTAACCGGATACAGTTGTCATTGTAAAAATAGATGTCATTATGACCGTTTGTCCAGTGGATAGAAAGACAATACCTTGGCTTTGATTATATTGCATTGCAGTTCGTTTTTCTCCTCCTCGTAAAGCAAACTGAACTCTAACATGCCCAGAGTGGCTGAAAAGTCGACAACATCGTATCAAAAGCATGACAAGCGACTCGAAAACATTTCCCTCCCTTTGTGATACCAAAGATGAATGAAAACGCACGGATATAAATCTTAAATCAGCCCATGCTGATCAATTCTATGATGCACAAGATGTACTGTGAATCGTTTTGTTCACTGTGGTTCCCATAGGGTGCAAACATGTCCATATGTCAGTGCAAATTAGCATCTTACTGGCGTCGTCGGAGTCGTAGCTGTTGgcgtcctcctcatcctctgCAGTGGGGGGTGGTGGCTGGCGTGAAGCGGCGACGCTGCTGGCAGCGGGCGAACGTGCGTCGGTCTGCATAGCAGGTGGTGCCCTGGCCTCCGGTCGACTCGCTGGATCTGGAATTCCTACTGAGTTTGACACATGCACTTATTCGACAAAATCTGTGATGCTTTTATACTCCAGAGTGAGGAAGGAATCAATGTGCTAAGCATCATAAATTCTTAAAAGTGGACAGTTTtatagtactgtactgtaatgtaatgtctttAATAATGGTATTCCCTCTAGAGCAACCCGGGGTTAAAAACCTTGATGAAGGGCACGATCAAAACACTGCGGGATTCAAACTTACAACATTTTAAGACCAGATCTTTAACAACAGTGCCACAACATATTAAAGCACTCATACAATTTTGTAATATCCCTAATGCGTATTCATTATTGACTTTCAGCACAACCGCACAAAGCACGAGACACAGATATATTACCTTGTTGGTTGGGAGCGGTGGAAAAGGTTGACGCCGGCTGTCTGGAACTCAGAACCTGTACTTCTCTCTTCACCACAGGTGAGTAAGTTTGTCCTTCCACAGCTCCGGTCTGAATCGCGCTCCTGCTCAGAGACTGTCGTGCTTCTTCTTGGGCTCTTTGGGTTATGACGGAACGCTCCTCCCGCACAGGGGGCATCGTTTCTGCTGAGCACGAAGAAAATGGGAAAATGATACTGCAATCGTAAGCCTCATTTCCTCTGAGTGATATGAAGGGTTATTGAAATGTACCGCAGGACACTGACCAGATATCTGCAGCCCTCTCTCTGTAATCTGCATGCTTTCTGAAATGCAAAGATGTTTCAGAATGAAAATATATCAGATGCTTTGAAGTGGAacttatgaaaacattagaataCATTTTCAGTGCCCAGTGTGAATACATTAAGAACCGAACAGTGCTCAGAAATCCTAACCAGGAAGATTTTAACACGAAGCAATTTTGAAGTCATAGAATATAAACTCAGAATGAAATATTAGTGTACTGTTTACACAGTAGGGGTTCTTAACCTTTTTGAGTCCAAGGCCCCTTCCCACTCACATAAACTCAAAATTTCTACCTAAAAGAATATTTTGAAGCTTGAATTTAATTGgacattttgttatttattataaaaatggccaaataataataaatatcttgattttttaatgtatttcaatgctcatttagtctaattttaaaatattagtaaTCTTGAGGCCCCCTCGGAAGTCAACGGGGGTCCCCTTTTGGGCCACGgtccccctgttgagaaccactgctgtataCCGTCTCTTCTTCTTTTAGAATTAGTAATAAATATAGTTgttaaatatttcaaacaatagGAAAttgaaaatactgtaaataat
This genomic interval carries:
- the rph3aa gene encoding rabphilin-3A isoform X2, with the protein product MYSRQMESTAGSEQLTDEEKEMINNVLARAKMMEAMEQERIGRLVNRLDSMKRTACGDGYSRCLLCGQQFGLAGISAVVCADCKKNMCTKCGVQSISRSSPMWLCKICCEHKEMLKRSGAWFFKGLPQQVLPAPLPISKKELSTTNTQASSNPSTNQELSIPSHSQKNGESMQITERGLQISETMPPVREERSVITQRAQEEARQSLSRSAIQTGAVEGQTYSPVVKREVQVLSSRQPASTFSTAPNQQVGIPDPASRPEARAPPAMQTDARSPAASSVAASRQPPPPTAEDEEDANSYDSDDATTLGMLEFSLLYEEEKNELQCNIIKAKGLKPMDSNGLADPYVKLHLLPGASKSNKLRTKTLHNTLNPLWNETLVYHGITNEDMQKKTLRLSVSDEDKFGHNEFIGETRVVLKKLKLNQKKTFNVCLERVVPVRRTAAAGASRGMALYEEELKDDEEAQERGRILVSLTYNTQHSRLIVGVVRCAHLAAMDSNGYSDPFVKICLKPDMGKKAKFKTQIKKKTLNPEFNEEFSYDVKHSELAKKTLDVSVWDYDMGKSNDFIGGCQLGITAKGECLKHWYECLKNKDKKIERWHVLLHQNNTEADD
- the rph3aa gene encoding rabphilin-3A isoform X3; translation: MYSRQMESTAGSEQLTDEEKEMINNVLARAKMMEAMEQERIGRLVNRLDSMKRTACGDGYSRCLLCGQQFGLAGISAVVCADCKKNMCTKCGVQSISRSSPMWLCKICCEHKEMLKRSGAWFFKGLPQQVLPAPLPISKKELSTTNTQASSNPSTNQELSIPSHSQKNGESMQITERGLQISAETMPPVREERSVITQRAQEEARQSLSRSAIQTGAVEGQTYSPVVKREVQVLSSRQPASTFSTAPNQQGIPDPASRPEARAPPAMQTDARSPAASSVAASRQPPPPTAEDEEDANSYDSDDATTLGMLEFSLLYEEEKNELQCNIIKAKGLKPMDSNGLADPYVKLHLLPGASKSNKLRTKTLHNTLNPLWNETLVYHGITNEDMQKKTLRLSVSDEDKFGHNEFIGETRVVLKKLKLNQKKTFNVCLERVVPVRRTAAAGASRGMALYEEELKDDEEAQERGRILVSLTYNTQHSRLIVGVVRCAHLAAMDSNGYSDPFVKICLKPDMGKKAKFKTQIKKKTLNPEFNEEFSYDVKHSELAKKTLDVSVWDYDMGKSNDFIGGCQLGITAKGECLKHWYECLKNKDKKIERWHVLLHQNNTEADD
- the rph3aa gene encoding rabphilin-3A isoform X1, giving the protein MYSRQMESTAGSEQLTDEEKEMINNVLARAKMMEAMEQERIGRLVNRLDSMKRTACGDGYSRCLLCGQQFGLAGISAVVCADCKKNMCTKCGVQSISRSSPMWLCKICCEHKEMLKRSGAWFFKGLPQQVLPAPLPISKKELSTTNTQASSNPSTNQELSIPSHSQKNGESMQITERGLQISAETMPPVREERSVITQRAQEEARQSLSRSAIQTGAVEGQTYSPVVKREVQVLSSRQPASTFSTAPNQQVGIPDPASRPEARAPPAMQTDARSPAASSVAASRQPPPPTAEDEEDANSYDSDDATTLGMLEFSLLYEEEKNELQCNIIKAKGLKPMDSNGLADPYVKLHLLPGASKSNKLRTKTLHNTLNPLWNETLVYHGITNEDMQKKTLRLSVSDEDKFGHNEFIGETRVVLKKLKLNQKKTFNVCLERVVPVRRTAAAGASRGMALYEEELKDDEEAQERGRILVSLTYNTQHSRLIVGVVRCAHLAAMDSNGYSDPFVKICLKPDMGKKAKFKTQIKKKTLNPEFNEEFSYDVKHSELAKKTLDVSVWDYDMGKSNDFIGGCQLGITAKGECLKHWYECLKNKDKKIERWHVLLHQNNTEADD